One genomic region from Quercus robur chromosome 4, dhQueRobu3.1, whole genome shotgun sequence encodes:
- the LOC126720908 gene encoding fasciclin-like arabinogalactan protein 2, translated as MRQSPALTSIFAIPLLLLFLFPSSNAHNITQILAQHPEFSTFNHYLTITHLASEINRRLTITVLAVDNAAMSSLLSKHLSVYTIKNVLSLHVLVDYFGSKKLHQITNGSALTSSMFQATGSAAGSSGYVNVTDLKGGKVGFGAEDSNGNLDAVYVKSVKEIPYNISVLQISQVLTSTEAEAPTPGPGQLNLTAILSKQGCKAFADLLIASGADTTFQENIDGGLTVFCPTDTVINGFMPKYKNLTAPQKISLLLYHGIPVYQSIQMLKSNNGIINTLATDGANKYDFNIQNDGEEVTLKTKVVTAKLTGTLKDEEPLVVYKVDKVLLPRELFKVAPTTKAEAPKAAKEAAAATPAADSPEGDDVGNQTADNNGASGLDGGRLIMVILSFCVGFLAL; from the exons ATGAGGCAATCACCAGCACTCACCTCCATATTCGCAATCCCTCTCTTGCTATTATTCCTATTCCCCTCTAGCAATGCACACAATATCACCCAAATACTTGCCCAACACCCCGAGTTCTCGACCTTCAATCACTATCTCACCATCACCCACCTCGCCTCTGAGATAAACCGCCGCCTCACCATCACTGTCCTCGCCGTGGACAATGCTGCCATGTCATCCCTCCTCTCCAAACACCTCTCTGTCTACACCATTAAGAACGTGCTCTCCCTCCATGTCCTTGTCGATTACTTTGGTTCCAAGAAACTCCACCAAATCACAAATGGTTCTGCCTTGACTTCCTCCATGTTCCAGGCCACAGGCTCAGCCGCTGGTTCCTCAGGCTACGTGAATGTCACCGACCTTAAAGGTGGTAAAGTTGGGTTTGGTGCTGAAGATAGTAATGGCAATCTTGATGCTGTCTATGTGAAGTCCGTGAAGGAGATTCCTTACAATATCTCCGTCTTACAAATCAGTCAG GTATTAACTTCCACTGAAGCTGAAGCACCAACACCAGGTCCAGGCCAGCTGAATTTAACGGCTATATTGTCCAAGCAAGGCTGCAAAGCATTTGCCGACTTATTAATAGCTTCAGGAGCCGACACAACATTCCAGGAAAACATTGACGGAGGTTTAACAGTTTTTTGCCCAACCGACACTGTTATTAACGGCTTCATGCCTAAGTACAAGAATTTAACAGCACCACAAAAGATATCATTACTGTTATATCACGGAATTCCTGTGTACCAGTCTATACAAATGTTGAAGTCAAATAACGGAATCATAAACACGTTAGCAACTGACGGAGCTAACAAATATGACTTTAACATCCAAAATGACGGCGAGGAGGTTACGTTGAAGACGAAGGTTGTAACGGCAAAATTAACGGGGACGTTAAAGGATGAAGAGCCGTTAGTGGTTTATAAGGTTGATAAGGTATTGTTGCCTAGAGAGTTGTTTAAGGTTGCACCAACAACAAAGGCTGAGGCACCTAAGGCCGCCAAAGAGGCCGCCGCAGCAACACCGGCAGCCGATTCGCCTGAGGGTGATGATGTGGGGAATCAGACGGCTGATAACAATGGGGCTAGTGGATTGGACGGTGGGAGATTGATCATGgtgattttgagtttttgtgtgGGGTTTTTGGCTCTATGA
- the LOC126720909 gene encoding glucose-6-phosphate 1-dehydrogenase, chloroplastic-like yields the protein MAIRLSACSSSSATFIAPSSFCHETETILKRKNFGIWVCQNNSNFHENKRFELKASNVQPLKAVSLQAGAPANSLATERVVNPVQEHYIPFLETVKEESTLSIVVVGASGDLARRKIFPALFALFNEDRLPENFTIFGYARSIMTDEELRNMISKTLTCRVDKRENCNEKMDAFLKRCFYQSGQYSSEEHFLELNNKLKGKEAGRLSNRLFYLAIPPNMFVDVARCAKHRASSENGWTRVIVEKPFGRDTESSRELTRGLKQYLSEDQIFRIDHHLGEELVENLLVLRFSNLVFQPLWSRNYIRNVQLIFSEDFGTEGRGRYFDNYGIIRDIMQNHLLQILALFAMDTPVSLDAEDIRNEKVKVLRSVKPVQLEDVVIGQYKGDCDGNTSYPSYTDDMTVSNNSLTPTFAAATLFINNAQWDGVPFLMIAGKALHSKRTEIRVQFRHVPGNLYNHKSGTDLDNATNELVIRIQPDEAIYLKINNKVPGLGMRLDRSELNLLYKARYPREISDAYERLLIDAIEGERRLFIRSDELDAAWQVLTPLLKELEEKKVAPELYTYGSGGPVGVHYLAAQHNIRWGDFGYED from the exons ATGGCAATACGCTTAAGTGCTTGTTCTTCTTCCTCAGCCACCTTTATTGCACCCTCCTCATTCTGTCATGAGACTGAGACTatactaaaaagaaagaattttggAATCTGGGTTTGTCAgaacaattcaaattttcatgaaaaCAAGCGGTTTGAGCTGAAAGCTTCAAACGTGCAACCACTAAAGGCTGTTTCTTTGCAGGCTG GTGCACCTGCGAATTCTCTAGCTACAGAACGTGTTGTGAATCCAGTGCAAGAACACTACATTCCTTTCTTAGAAACAGTGAAAGAAGAGTCTACTCTCagcattgttgttgttggggcTTCAGGGGATCTTGCTAGGAGGAAGATCTTCCCTGCACTATTTGCTCTTTTTAATGAAGATCGTTTGCCTGAG aattttacaatttttggtTATGCACGGAGTATAATGACTGATGAGGAGCTGAGGAATATGATCAGCAAAACTCTGACTTGCAGAGTTGACAAGAG GGAAAATTGTAATGAGAAGATGGATGCATTCTTAAAACGGTGTTTTTACCAATCCGGTCAATATAGTTCTGAGGAGCATTTCTTGGAATTAAACAACAAGCTGAAAGGAAAAGAG GCTGGAAGACTTTCGAATAGGTTGTTTTACTTAGCAATTCCACCAAACATGTTCGTGGATGTGGCAAGATGCGCCAAACATCGTGCTTCTTCAGAAAATGGGTGGACTCGAGTCATTGTTGAAAAGCCATTTGGTCGTGACACAGAGTCATCCAGGGAGCTGACCAGAGGCTTAAAACAATATTTAAGTGAGGACCAAATATTCAG AATTGACCATCACTTGGGCGAGGAGCTAGTGGAAAATCTCTTGGTGCTTCGCTTTTCAAATCTAGTTTTTCAGCCTTTATGGTCAAGAAACTACATTCGCAATGTACAGCTGATTTTTTCTGAAGATTTTGGGACAGAGGGACGAGGCAG GTACTTTGATAACTATGGTATCATCCGGGATATAATGCAAAACCATCTCCTACAAATACTTGCACTATTTGCAATGGACACACCTGTCAGCTTAGATGCGGAGGACATTAGGAATGAGAAG GTTAAGGTTTTACGATCTGTGAAGCCAGTTCAGCTGGAAGATGTGGTTATAGGTCAATATAAGGGTGATTGTGATGGCAATACATCATATCCTTCCTATACTGATGACATGACTGTATCAAACAATAGCCTTACACCAACATTTGCAGCAGCCACTCTCTTTATCAATAATGCTCAATGGGATGGGGTTCCATTCCTGATGATAGCTGGGAAGGCTCTCCATTCAAAGCG AACAGAAATCAGAGTTCAATTCAGGCATGTTCCAGGTAACTTGTACAATCACAAGTCTGGAACTGATTTAGATAATGCTACAAATGAGCTTGTGATTCGCATACAACCTGATGAAGCTATATATCTGAAGATCAACAATAAGGTCCCCGGTCTTGGAATGAGATTGGATCGTAGTGAACTTAACCTGCTTTATAAAGCCAG GTATCCAAGAGAAATATCAGATGCATATGAGAGGCTGCTCATCGATGCAATAGAAGGGGAGCGACGGTTGTTCATTAGAAGTGATGAACTAGATGCAGCTTGGCAAGTACTCACACCATTGTTGAAGGAATTAGAAGAGAAGAAGGTTGCTCCAGAGCTCTACACATATGGTAGTGGAGGGCCAGTTGGAGTGCATTATCTTGCTGCACAGCACAATATTCGCTGGGGTGATTTTGGTTACGAGGATTAA
- the LOC126720911 gene encoding nitrile-specifier protein 5-like isoform X25, translating into MALAQGKWVKLDQNGTGPGARSSHAISIVGQKAYVFGGEFSPRVPVDNKVHVFDLETLTWSVANATGDVPPPRVGVTMAAVGKTIYVFGGRDSEHNELNELYKFDTSTSKWTQLSDGPDHRSYHSTTADDRHVYIFGGCGVAGRLNDLWAYDVVDQKWIKYPNPGDKIRGRGGPGLAVAQGKIWVVYGFAGEEVDDVYYFDPAREEWAQVETTGEKPTARSVFSTVGIGKYIFIHGGEVDPSDLGHLGAGKFANEVYTLDTETLVWKRWEDGPDSGDHPGPRGWTAFAGGHRHGKEGLLVYGGNSPSNDRLGDIFFFTPYL; encoded by the exons ATGGCTTTGGCTCAAGGCAAATGGGTCAAG CTTGATCAAAATGGTACTGGGCCTGGAGCAAGAAGCTCACATGCCATCTCCATAGTAGGACAGAAGGCCTATGTTTTCGGTGGTGAATTCTCGCCACGTGTCCCCGTGGATAACAAGGTCCATGTATTTGACCTTGAAACCCTAACATGGTCTGTTGCTAATGCTACCGGGGATGTTCCACCGCCACGTGTTGGTGTCACAATGGCAGCTGTTGGGAAAacaatttatgtttttggtgGTAGAGATAGTGAACACAATGAGCTCAATGAGCTCTACAAGTTTGACACATCTACAAGTAAGTGGACCCAACTCTCCGACGGACCCGATCATCGGAGCTACCACTCTACCACTGCCGATGATCGCCACGTGTATATCTTTGGTGGGTGTGGTGTGGCGGGCCGGCTTAACGATCTATGGGCCTATGATGTTGTTGATCAAAAGTGGATCAAATATCCAAACCCAGGGGACAAAATCAGGGGAAGAGGTGGGCCTGGGTTGGCAGTGGCCCAAGGAAAAATATGGGTTGTGTATGGCTTTGCTGGAGAGGAAGTGGATGATGTATACTACTTTGATCCAGCCCGTGAAGAATGGGCCCAAGTGGAGACAACTGGTGAAAAGCCCACGGCCCGAAGTGTATTTTCCACTGTTGGGATTGGTAAATACATATTTATCCATGGTGGGGAAGTAGACCCTAGTGACCTAGGTCACTTAGGTGCTGGGAAATTTGCTAATGAGGTTTATACATTAGACACTGAGACATTAGTGTGGAAACGGTGGGAGGATGGGCCGGATTCGGGTGATCATCCCGGGCCTCGCGGTTGGACTGCGTTTGCTGGCGGTCACCGACATGGCAAGGAGGGACTTTTGGTGTATGGTGGCAATTCACCAAGTAATGATAGGCTTGgtgacattttctttttcactccgTACTTGTAG
- the LOC126720911 gene encoding nitrile-specifier protein 5-like isoform X22: protein MLNPRNFDIEKQNSEIEAAQVQSVLRRKLFAVSTRNIPQQKTIRTLTSAMALAQGKWVKLDQNGTGPGARSSHAISIVGQKAYVFGGEFSPRVPVDNKVHVFDLETLTWSVANATGDVPPPRVGVTMAAVGKTIYVFGGRDSEHNELNELYKFDTSTSKWTQLSDGPDHRSYHSTTADDRHVYIFGGCGVAGRLNDLWAYDVVDQKWIKYPNPGDKIRGRGGPGLAVAQGKIWVVYGFAGEEVDDVYYFDPAREEWAQVETTGEKPTARSVFSTVGIGKYIFIHGGEVDPSDLGHLGAGKFANEVYTLDTETLVWKRWEDGPDSGDHPGPRGWTAFAGGHRHGKEGLLVYGGNSPSNDRLGDIFFFTPYL from the exons GTACAATCAGTATTGAGAAGAAAACTGTTTGCAGTTTCCACTCGGAATATTCCTCAGCAGAAAACAATTCGAACACTCACTTCGGCTATGGCTTTGGCTCAAGGCAAATGGGTCAAG CTTGATCAAAATGGTACTGGGCCTGGAGCAAGAAGCTCACATGCCATCTCCATAGTAGGACAGAAGGCCTATGTTTTCGGTGGTGAATTCTCGCCACGTGTCCCCGTGGATAACAAGGTCCATGTATTTGACCTTGAAACCCTAACATGGTCTGTTGCTAATGCTACCGGGGATGTTCCACCGCCACGTGTTGGTGTCACAATGGCAGCTGTTGGGAAAacaatttatgtttttggtgGTAGAGATAGTGAACACAATGAGCTCAATGAGCTCTACAAGTTTGACACATCTACAAGTAAGTGGACCCAACTCTCCGACGGACCCGATCATCGGAGCTACCACTCTACCACTGCCGATGATCGCCACGTGTATATCTTTGGTGGGTGTGGTGTGGCGGGCCGGCTTAACGATCTATGGGCCTATGATGTTGTTGATCAAAAGTGGATCAAATATCCAAACCCAGGGGACAAAATCAGGGGAAGAGGTGGGCCTGGGTTGGCAGTGGCCCAAGGAAAAATATGGGTTGTGTATGGCTTTGCTGGAGAGGAAGTGGATGATGTATACTACTTTGATCCAGCCCGTGAAGAATGGGCCCAAGTGGAGACAACTGGTGAAAAGCCCACGGCCCGAAGTGTATTTTCCACTGTTGGGATTGGTAAATACATATTTATCCATGGTGGGGAAGTAGACCCTAGTGACCTAGGTCACTTAGGTGCTGGGAAATTTGCTAATGAGGTTTATACATTAGACACTGAGACATTAGTGTGGAAACGGTGGGAGGATGGGCCGGATTCGGGTGATCATCCCGGGCCTCGCGGTTGGACTGCGTTTGCTGGCGGTCACCGACATGGCAAGGAGGGACTTTTGGTGTATGGTGGCAATTCACCAAGTAATGATAGGCTTGgtgacattttctttttcactccgTACTTGTAG